The Edaphobacter sp. 12200R-103 genome contains a region encoding:
- the carA gene encoding glutamine-hydrolyzing carbamoyl-phosphate synthase small subunit — translation MQAILALEDGRIFRGKSFGARAECSGEVVFNTSLTGYQEIFTDPSYAGQIVVLTNPHIGNYGTTPHDAESKKPYIEGLVTREFSPVSSNWRSTQVADEYLERFGIPVIAEVDTRAIVRHLRANGAMRGVIASGDNLDAEALVAKARSLPKMEGTDLASVVSTKEPYRWDATEPKNQTGDPLLKSAENGEKTLHVVAYDFGIKQNILRMLARENIDVTVVPARTSAEEVLAMNPDGVFFSNGPGDPEPLDYAIENVKKLQGKTPMFGICLGHQIFGLALGGKTYKLKFGHHGGNHPIMNHQTGKVEITAQNHNFNVDPDSLPADVEKTHTNLNDHTLAGLRHKTDPMFSVQYHPEASPGPHDSHYLFRDFRKMMEEWKK, via the coding sequence ATGCAGGCAATCTTGGCGCTCGAAGACGGGCGCATCTTTCGCGGCAAAAGTTTTGGCGCACGGGCGGAGTGCTCCGGCGAAGTGGTCTTCAATACATCTTTGACCGGTTACCAGGAGATCTTTACCGATCCTTCCTACGCAGGACAGATCGTAGTCCTCACCAATCCGCATATCGGCAACTACGGCACCACCCCCCATGATGCCGAGTCGAAGAAGCCTTACATTGAAGGCCTCGTAACCCGCGAGTTTTCGCCGGTCAGCTCAAACTGGCGGTCCACGCAGGTGGCAGACGAGTATCTGGAACGTTTCGGAATTCCAGTCATCGCTGAGGTGGATACCCGCGCGATCGTCCGGCATCTCCGCGCCAATGGCGCCATGCGCGGCGTGATCGCGAGTGGCGACAACCTCGATGCAGAGGCGCTGGTCGCTAAAGCTCGCTCTCTCCCTAAGATGGAGGGAACGGATCTCGCCAGTGTCGTCAGCACAAAAGAGCCTTATAGGTGGGATGCCACTGAGCCGAAGAACCAGACAGGCGACCCTCTGCTGAAGTCTGCCGAGAACGGCGAAAAGACGCTCCACGTTGTCGCCTACGACTTCGGCATTAAGCAGAATATCCTTCGCATGCTGGCCAGAGAGAACATCGACGTAACGGTGGTTCCGGCCAGGACATCGGCAGAAGAAGTGTTGGCCATGAATCCCGATGGCGTCTTCTTCTCGAACGGCCCAGGCGATCCCGAGCCTCTGGACTATGCGATCGAGAACGTGAAGAAGCTCCAGGGCAAAACGCCGATGTTTGGCATCTGCCTCGGTCACCAGATCTTCGGGCTGGCCCTCGGTGGGAAGACCTACAAGCTGAAGTTTGGCCATCATGGTGGGAATCACCCGATCATGAACCACCAGACCGGCAAGGTGGAGATTACAGCGCAGAACCACAACTTCAATGTGGACCCTGACTCTCTCCCCGCCGACGTCGAGAAGACCCACACCAATCTGAATGACCACACGCTGGCCGGTCTACGTCATAAGACCGACCCGATGTTCAGTGTGCAGTACCATCCCGAGGCCAGCCCCGGACCGCACGACTCCCACTACCTCTTTCGAGACTTCCGCAAGATGATGGAAGAGTGGAAGAAGTAG
- the carB gene encoding carbamoyl-phosphate synthase large subunit, whose amino-acid sequence MPRRNDIAKILVIGSGPIVIGQSAEFDYSGTQACKALKSEGYEVVLINSNPASIMTDPEVADRTYIEPLSVAYLEEIIRREVEMMPAGSGKFAVLPTVGGQTALNLAVELADSGFLESQGVELIGAKLEAIKKAEDRLLFKDAMNKIGLDMPKSQLVNSVSAGLEFTTKIGFPAVIRPSFTLGGSGGGIAYNREEMTDILSRGLDLSPVHECLIEESVLGWKEYELEVVRDLKDNVIIICSIENFDPMGVHTGDSITVAPAQTLTDREYQVMRDAAIRVIREIGVETGGSNVQFAVNPITGRMTVIEMNPRVSRSSALASKATGFPIAKIAARLAVGYTLDEIQNDITKATPACFEPTIDYVVVKIPKWQFEKFPGADETLGPQMKSVGEVMAIGRTFKEALMKAVRSLETGKRAATDDIEPRRLIQRLVTPHPERLAYVRYAFEQGMSVREVARTTTMDPWFLHQIKQITDEIKAIGDAGMDEVTADQLRTAKRMGISDERLAAVWGLSGAEGNAKVRELRKKLGINPVYKLVDTCAAEFESFTPYLYSCYDEEDEAAPTSKKKIIILGSGPNRIGQGIEFDYCCCHAAFALREDGYETIMVNCNPETVSTDYDTSDRLYFEPLTLEDVLSVYEHEASSGAPIGMIVQFGGQTPLNLSLPLKNAGVPIIGTSPESIDLAEDRKRFGKLIEDLGIPQPQGAMATSVEEAVAGANRIGYPVLVRPSYVLGGRAMVIAYDDAAVLRYMTTAIEYSQERPVLIDHFLEDATEVDVDALCDGDDVVIAGIMEHIEEAGIHSGDSSCVLPAVDIAPEVLDTIRDYTRKLAKALEVRGLVNIQFAIQRGKVYVIEVNPRASRTVPYVSKATGVPLAKIASRIMVGQKLKQLLPEQVDAGKDLGTGSHYFVKSPVFPWGKFQGVDPVLGPEMRSTGEVMGVADNFGEAFAKAQIAAGQVLPLKGTVFLSVNDHDKKGVVALARQFVEMGFHIVATHGTASVLEAAGLQSERVYKVQEGRPNVVDLIKGNRIHLIINTPRGQDTFFDEKAIRRAAVQARIPTITTLAAARAAAEGITALQRGTLSVYALQALHAER is encoded by the coding sequence ATGCCACGTAGAAACGACATCGCGAAGATTCTTGTGATCGGCTCCGGGCCGATTGTGATTGGCCAGTCGGCAGAGTTTGATTATTCAGGCACCCAGGCATGCAAGGCTCTCAAGTCCGAGGGGTACGAGGTTGTCCTCATCAACTCCAACCCGGCCTCGATCATGACCGACCCTGAAGTGGCCGATCGGACCTACATCGAACCGTTGAGCGTGGCCTACCTTGAAGAGATTATCCGGCGTGAGGTCGAGATGATGCCGGCAGGTTCGGGCAAGTTTGCCGTGCTGCCGACCGTCGGCGGACAGACGGCTCTGAATCTCGCCGTCGAACTGGCCGACTCCGGGTTTCTGGAGAGTCAGGGCGTCGAGCTGATTGGAGCCAAGCTGGAAGCCATCAAGAAGGCGGAAGACCGTCTCCTGTTCAAGGATGCGATGAATAAGATCGGTCTCGACATGCCGAAGTCGCAGCTGGTCAACTCCGTCAGCGCCGGCCTTGAGTTCACCACGAAGATCGGCTTCCCGGCCGTGATCCGCCCCAGCTTTACTCTCGGCGGCTCAGGCGGTGGGATTGCGTACAACCGCGAGGAGATGACGGATATCCTCTCCCGTGGTCTCGATCTCAGCCCCGTGCATGAATGCCTCATCGAAGAGAGCGTGCTCGGATGGAAGGAGTATGAGCTTGAGGTTGTTCGCGATCTCAAGGATAACGTCATTATCATCTGCTCTATTGAGAACTTCGATCCGATGGGCGTGCATACGGGCGATTCGATCACCGTAGCTCCGGCGCAGACGCTTACCGATCGCGAGTACCAGGTGATGCGCGACGCCGCCATCCGCGTGATCCGTGAGATTGGAGTGGAGACCGGCGGCTCGAACGTGCAGTTTGCCGTCAACCCGATCACGGGCCGTATGACCGTCATCGAGATGAACCCGCGCGTCTCGCGTTCCTCAGCGCTGGCCTCCAAGGCGACGGGCTTCCCGATTGCCAAGATCGCCGCTCGCCTGGCGGTTGGCTACACGCTCGATGAGATTCAGAATGACATCACCAAGGCGACTCCGGCTTGCTTTGAGCCCACGATCGACTATGTCGTCGTCAAGATCCCCAAGTGGCAGTTTGAGAAGTTTCCCGGAGCGGACGAGACTCTAGGACCACAGATGAAGTCCGTCGGCGAGGTGATGGCGATTGGACGCACCTTCAAGGAAGCTTTGATGAAGGCTGTTCGGTCGCTTGAGACCGGCAAGCGCGCCGCGACTGACGATATCGAGCCACGCCGCCTCATTCAGCGGCTGGTGACTCCACATCCGGAGCGTCTGGCCTATGTCCGCTATGCCTTTGAACAGGGAATGAGCGTTCGCGAGGTGGCGCGCACCACCACGATGGATCCTTGGTTTCTTCACCAGATCAAGCAGATCACCGATGAGATCAAGGCGATTGGCGACGCGGGCATGGACGAGGTGACCGCCGATCAGCTTCGCACCGCTAAGCGCATGGGAATCTCTGACGAGCGGCTGGCCGCGGTCTGGGGTTTGAGCGGAGCTGAAGGCAATGCAAAGGTTCGAGAGCTACGCAAGAAGCTCGGCATCAATCCGGTCTACAAGCTGGTGGACACCTGCGCTGCCGAGTTTGAAAGTTTCACGCCATACCTCTACAGCTGCTACGACGAAGAAGATGAGGCAGCGCCGACCTCGAAGAAGAAGATCATCATCCTGGGTAGTGGACCGAACCGCATCGGGCAGGGAATCGAGTTCGATTACTGCTGTTGTCATGCTGCCTTTGCGCTGCGTGAAGATGGCTACGAGACGATCATGGTCAACTGCAATCCTGAGACGGTTTCGACGGACTATGACACCAGCGACCGCCTTTACTTCGAGCCGCTGACCCTTGAGGACGTGCTTTCGGTCTACGAGCACGAGGCATCTTCGGGAGCACCGATCGGGATGATCGTGCAGTTCGGAGGACAGACTCCTCTGAATCTCTCGCTTCCGTTGAAGAACGCCGGGGTTCCGATCATCGGCACTTCACCGGAATCGATCGATCTGGCCGAAGACCGCAAACGTTTCGGCAAACTGATCGAAGACCTTGGGATCCCGCAGCCGCAGGGTGCGATGGCGACCAGCGTGGAGGAAGCGGTTGCCGGAGCAAACCGCATCGGCTATCCCGTTCTGGTCCGTCCCTCGTATGTGCTCGGCGGTCGGGCGATGGTCATCGCGTATGACGATGCAGCCGTGCTTCGTTACATGACCACTGCGATTGAATATTCGCAGGAGCGTCCTGTTCTCATCGATCATTTCCTCGAGGACGCTACTGAAGTTGACGTAGACGCACTCTGCGACGGTGATGATGTCGTCATTGCCGGCATTATGGAGCACATCGAAGAGGCTGGAATCCACTCCGGCGATTCTTCCTGCGTGCTTCCGGCGGTCGATATCGCCCCGGAGGTCCTCGACACGATTCGCGATTACACGCGTAAGCTGGCGAAGGCCCTCGAAGTTCGCGGCCTGGTCAATATCCAGTTCGCTATCCAGCGCGGCAAGGTCTACGTGATCGAGGTCAACCCTCGCGCTTCGAGAACGGTTCCTTATGTCTCGAAGGCTACCGGTGTTCCGCTGGCGAAGATCGCCTCACGCATCATGGTGGGCCAGAAGCTGAAGCAGCTTCTTCCCGAGCAGGTGGATGCGGGCAAGGACCTCGGTACCGGCTCGCACTACTTCGTCAAGTCGCCCGTCTTTCCGTGGGGCAAGTTCCAGGGTGTCGATCCTGTGCTTGGACCGGAGATGCGTTCGACCGGAGAGGTGATGGGAGTTGCAGACAACTTCGGTGAGGCGTTTGCCAAGGCGCAGATTGCTGCAGGCCAGGTGCTTCCGCTGAAGGGAACGGTCTTCCTGAGCGTGAACGACCATGACAAGAAGGGCGTGGTTGCGCTGGCCAGGCAATTTGTCGAGATGGGCTTTCACATCGTCGCCACCCACGGAACGGCATCGGTGCTTGAGGCTGCCGGGCTACAGTCCGAGCGCGTTTACAAGGTCCAGGAAGGCCGTCCGAACGTAGTCGATCTGATCAAGGGAAATCGCATTCATCTGATCATCAACACGCCGCGCGGGCAGGACACCTTCTTCGACGAGAAGGCGATCCGGCGCGCCGCAGTGCAGGCCCGCATTCCGACGATCACCACGCTGGCCGCGGCTCGTGCCGCTGCAGAGGGAATTACAGCTCTGCAGCGCGGAACCTTGAGTGTTTATGCGCTTCAGGCGCTTCACGCGGAGCGGTAA
- a CDS encoding dihydrodipicolinate synthase family protein, with amino-acid sequence MDMLLEGLYVPLTTPFYPEGRLNLRKLEHNVDRYSRTPVAGMAVLAETGEAELLSDSETRDALTVALGAATESKVMVAGISRASVNGTLELADFAATLGYDAVLVRCPTSLKAHQTKEILTFFQTIADRSTLPVLLYSVASAPLAAELVAQLATHPGVIGLVDDDASADRTARILDLTAEVRREVTVTPVFAAVTGRMLAVKEEVGDATFIPAANLGGSAAVAAAVPKPAIKTRSKTVGFQIVASNSQRILSSLRAGASAVMPGFAAAAPQACYEVYAAWKDDDQALADEKQAWIAPAIAKAEVELGVPGIRYGCDLNGYFGGRPRLPLLPVTAGQRNEIERAMAGIRN; translated from the coding sequence ATGGACATGCTGCTGGAAGGTCTTTATGTGCCGCTCACAACACCCTTCTACCCGGAAGGCAGGTTGAATCTCCGCAAGCTGGAGCACAATGTCGATCGCTACTCCAGAACTCCGGTCGCGGGAATGGCCGTTCTTGCAGAGACCGGAGAGGCGGAATTGCTGTCGGATAGCGAGACGCGAGATGCACTGACCGTTGCTCTTGGAGCCGCTACAGAGAGCAAGGTGATGGTGGCCGGCATCTCGCGAGCCAGTGTCAATGGAACGCTTGAACTGGCAGATTTTGCCGCTACACTCGGCTATGACGCTGTTCTGGTAAGGTGCCCAACCTCGCTGAAAGCGCATCAGACGAAGGAGATTCTGACCTTCTTTCAAACAATTGCGGATCGGTCTACCCTTCCGGTCCTTCTCTATTCGGTTGCTTCGGCTCCGCTTGCGGCGGAGTTGGTTGCGCAGCTTGCGACCCATCCTGGAGTAATCGGCCTGGTGGATGATGATGCATCTGCTGACAGGACCGCGAGGATTCTGGACCTTACGGCGGAAGTTCGCCGCGAAGTGACCGTAACTCCGGTCTTCGCCGCTGTGACGGGACGAATGCTTGCTGTCAAGGAAGAGGTTGGCGACGCGACCTTTATTCCGGCAGCGAATCTCGGAGGCAGCGCTGCAGTTGCGGCAGCGGTTCCGAAGCCGGCGATCAAGACGCGGAGCAAAACGGTTGGCTTTCAGATTGTCGCCTCAAATTCCCAGAGAATCCTGTCGAGTCTTCGTGCGGGCGCGTCGGCCGTGATGCCGGGGTTCGCTGCGGCAGCTCCGCAGGCATGCTACGAGGTCTATGCCGCCTGGAAGGACGACGATCAGGCGCTCGCTGATGAGAAACAGGCCTGGATTGCGCCGGCAATCGCCAAGGCCGAGGTGGAACTGGGTGTTCCCGGGATTCGCTACGGGTGCGATTTGAATGGATACTTCGGTGGTCGTCCTCGGTTGCCGCTCTTGCCGGTCACCGCTGGCCAGCGCAATGAGATCGAGAGGGCCATGGCGGGAATACGAAATTAG
- a CDS encoding MFS transporter, protein MIDDSSSPRKGLPQIFDRRGIYYGWIVLFAGTVGIIMSVPGQTMGVSIYTDPLLTSLHLSRVDLSMAYMLGTLGSALLLPFVGRLLDSIGSRAVAAFAALGLALWLVFLSFSPSISTKFGLWAHLSPRWAGAIVAFVGFLGIRHFGQGELTIASRTMMGRWFERRRGLVLGFSGLFVAFGFGVAPLVLNLLILRFGWQRSLEVLALGCCGMALFAWATFRKSPEACGLEIDGKSAVENIQAGIEDEISFTAKEARRTIAFWAFNLGMAAHAMLYTAITFHMERIAQLNQMSNAKAFSVFLPVAIVSTSADLMGGAISDWVPMKYLLLVMQLGLCLGLLGARSYGTTRGFLLTAIGFGLGNGLFSLLSSAAWPKLFGREHLGAISGFNMSWVVAASAVGPYLFSLGDAWTGSYRSILLFSLIIPVGVLIASFFATAPTRERVIQEVSI, encoded by the coding sequence GTGATAGACGATTCCTCCTCTCCTCGTAAGGGACTTCCACAGATATTTGACCGCCGTGGTATTTACTACGGCTGGATCGTGCTGTTTGCCGGAACCGTTGGCATCATCATGAGCGTTCCCGGGCAGACGATGGGAGTCAGCATCTACACAGATCCCCTGCTGACCAGCCTGCATCTGAGCCGCGTGGACCTAAGCATGGCCTACATGCTAGGCACGCTCGGTTCGGCGTTGCTGCTACCCTTTGTGGGGCGCCTGCTGGACTCGATCGGTTCTCGCGCTGTTGCGGCCTTTGCTGCCCTGGGACTTGCCCTCTGGCTTGTATTTCTTTCCTTCAGCCCATCGATCTCAACCAAATTTGGCTTGTGGGCGCACCTCTCTCCACGCTGGGCCGGAGCGATTGTGGCTTTTGTCGGATTCCTGGGAATCCGACACTTCGGGCAGGGAGAGCTGACAATTGCATCGCGGACCATGATGGGCCGGTGGTTTGAGCGAAGGCGGGGACTTGTGCTGGGATTCAGTGGGCTCTTCGTGGCCTTTGGTTTCGGGGTGGCTCCGCTGGTGCTGAACCTGCTGATTCTGCGCTTTGGCTGGCAGAGGTCGCTGGAGGTGCTCGCACTCGGCTGCTGTGGAATGGCGCTTTTTGCGTGGGCTACCTTTCGAAAGTCACCAGAGGCATGTGGCCTCGAGATCGACGGAAAGAGCGCCGTAGAAAATATCCAGGCCGGTATAGAAGACGAGATCTCATTTACGGCAAAAGAGGCACGGAGGACGATCGCGTTCTGGGCGTTCAATCTTGGCATGGCTGCCCATGCCATGCTGTACACCGCCATTACGTTTCACATGGAGCGGATTGCCCAGCTCAATCAGATGAGCAACGCCAAGGCGTTCAGCGTGTTTCTGCCGGTCGCGATTGTCTCCACCTCAGCCGATCTGATGGGAGGAGCAATCAGCGACTGGGTTCCGATGAAGTATCTTCTACTGGTGATGCAGCTTGGACTCTGTCTCGGACTGCTGGGGGCCCGTTCCTACGGGACGACTCGTGGGTTTCTGCTGACGGCGATCGGTTTCGGGCTGGGGAACGGGTTGTTCTCGCTGCTGAGCAGTGCCGCGTGGCCGAAACTCTTCGGCAGAGAGCATCTGGGCGCGATCTCGGGCTTCAATATGAGCTGGGTTGTCGCCGCCAGCGCTGTTGGGCCCTACCTGTTCAGCCTGGGAGATGCCTGGACGGGAAGTTACAGGAGCATCCTGCTGTTCAGCCTGATTATTCCGGTAGGAGTTCTGATTGCCTCGTTCTTTGCAACTGCTCCCACACGAGAGCGGGTCATACAAGAGGTTTCAATTTAG
- a CDS encoding tetratricopeptide repeat protein: MKTPTPIPKRYLSMACAALAVSLFVPASPAFAVSKEIVQLQTQVQQLQDAVARLQQSNDERMGVMKDLVQQSADSVNRMSLNIDTLQKQLQNRQQNQDTKLDQVSGQIQSLNDSIDEVKARLTRLEKLTQDIQNQQQSINANMPPAGGGIPDSVSTPPPANTPPPTVAPAPAKRGKPSAGTPMSEVVPAPQPNETAAAPAAPPVDDLYKTALGDYMGAKYQLASSEFADVVKSYPDHPLAGNASFYRGEIAYRGGHYQDAIAEYDKVIEQYADSNKVPVAHLHKGQALIALKQNDAGVRELRALIQRFPNSPEAMQARSKLSGMGVTVVPKR; the protein is encoded by the coding sequence ATGAAAACTCCTACCCCCATCCCGAAACGCTACCTCAGCATGGCCTGCGCTGCGCTCGCCGTCTCCCTGTTCGTTCCAGCTTCACCGGCCTTCGCGGTCAGCAAAGAGATCGTCCAGCTACAGACCCAGGTCCAGCAGCTTCAGGACGCCGTAGCCCGGCTGCAGCAGTCCAATGACGAGCGCATGGGAGTCATGAAGGACCTCGTCCAGCAGAGTGCCGACTCCGTCAATCGCATGTCGCTCAACATCGATACCCTGCAGAAACAGCTTCAAAACCGCCAGCAGAACCAGGATACGAAGCTCGATCAGGTCTCCGGCCAGATCCAGTCGCTCAACGATTCTATCGATGAGGTCAAGGCGAGGCTCACCCGTCTTGAAAAGCTGACCCAGGACATCCAGAACCAACAGCAGTCCATCAACGCCAACATGCCTCCGGCCGGTGGCGGAATCCCCGACTCCGTTTCTACTCCGCCGCCGGCAAATACGCCGCCTCCAACCGTCGCTCCAGCGCCTGCGAAACGGGGAAAGCCCTCAGCCGGAACTCCCATGTCCGAGGTAGTTCCGGCGCCTCAACCAAACGAGACAGCAGCCGCACCCGCAGCTCCTCCCGTCGACGATCTGTACAAAACCGCACTCGGTGACTACATGGGAGCAAAGTACCAGCTCGCCTCCTCCGAGTTTGCGGACGTCGTCAAGTCATATCCCGATCACCCCCTGGCCGGAAATGCTTCTTTCTACCGGGGGGAGATCGCTTATCGTGGCGGCCACTACCAGGACGCCATCGCGGAATACGACAAGGTCATCGAACAATACGCTGACAGCAACAAGGTTCCCGTTGCCCACCTGCACAAAGGTCAGGCCCTGATCGCCCTCAAGCAGAACGATGCCGGTGTCCGCGAGTTGCGCGCCCTTATCCAGCGCTTCCCCAACTCCCCCGAGGCCATGCAGGCCCGCAGCAAGCTGAGCGGAATGGGCGTAACCGTAGTCCCGAAGCGTTAG
- the pal gene encoding peptidoglycan-associated lipoprotein Pal, with protein MNVLPANYRKALVMAAVVAALSVTGCHKKEQPVNPASLGPMPSSAPAPTATLTADPVAIDVGQSVVLNWRTTNATSVSIDGIGEVPANGTQTVSPSTSTDFHLTAKGDGGTTEANVRVTVRVPQAPSAGNGEGDMGSEAAFHQNVKDIFFDYDSYDLRPDAQSSAQTAASYLNSHTAIKIVIGGYCDERGSAEYNLALGENRANSAKTALVNAGVSASRIRVISYGKEKQFCTEQNESCWQQNRRAQFSLDR; from the coding sequence ATGAACGTATTGCCCGCAAATTATCGCAAGGCTCTGGTTATGGCTGCAGTCGTGGCCGCGCTCAGTGTTACAGGCTGCCACAAGAAAGAGCAGCCGGTAAACCCCGCTTCCCTCGGCCCCATGCCATCCTCGGCTCCCGCGCCGACCGCTACCCTCACCGCTGACCCCGTCGCCATCGACGTAGGTCAGTCCGTCGTGCTCAACTGGCGCACGACAAACGCGACCTCCGTCAGCATCGACGGCATCGGCGAGGTTCCGGCCAACGGTACCCAGACAGTCTCTCCCTCTACCTCCACGGACTTCCACCTGACGGCCAAGGGAGATGGCGGAACAACTGAGGCCAATGTTCGTGTCACCGTGCGCGTTCCCCAGGCTCCCTCTGCGGGCAACGGCGAAGGCGATATGGGCTCCGAGGCTGCCTTCCACCAGAACGTGAAAGATATCTTCTTCGACTACGACAGCTACGATCTCCGTCCCGATGCCCAGAGCTCGGCCCAGACGGCGGCCTCTTACCTCAATTCGCACACTGCCATCAAGATCGTCATCGGCGGCTACTGCGATGAGCGTGGCTCGGCGGAGTACAACCTCGCCCTCGGAGAAAACCGCGCCAATTCTGCCAAGACTGCTTTGGTGAACGCTGGCGTTTCTGCGTCGCGCATTCGCGTCATCAGCTACGGCAAAGAGAAGCAGTTCTGCACCGAGCAGAACGAAAGCTGCTGGCAGCAGAACCGCCGCGCTCAGTTCTCACTCGACCGCTAG
- the tolB gene encoding Tol-Pal system beta propeller repeat protein TolB: MKYCPARSLAKLLLRPAGLFVFAVLLSSASLRAQDWFKTETSAGVSNIRIAVADFKPVSADPQGVSLKQVFDTTLFNDLTNAGIFDVISKSLLPQATPGAPGEMNLAQWSGAPANAAMVAFGAFGASGGRITVNGFLFDAKNTQFPQVLAKQYNEEANEEMARQVAHRFADEIIFRLGGGVPGIAETKIYYVKVAGGNKEIWAMDYDGANQHQITHLGTVSISPRVSPDNSRIAFSSLGKDGFQIRMYSLLLNRMVSFPSGGGGTNLSPAWAPNGNNIAFSSSRTGDPEIYIADASGGAARRVTSFRGPDVSPVFNPKTGAQIAWISGRTRLPQLYIMDADGSAVTRLTDGGYATSPSWSPNGQFIAFAWDRKYGPGAPGGQDIYVMEVATKRWIQVTHDIGRCDFPSWSPDGRHLVFANSPDGRASSTRIVSMLVDGTGRRNLTGPGADMPNWSWK; the protein is encoded by the coding sequence ATGAAATATTGTCCCGCTCGTTCTCTGGCAAAACTTCTTCTACGGCCCGCCGGGCTCTTTGTGTTTGCCGTGCTTCTTTCATCGGCATCCCTTCGGGCGCAGGACTGGTTCAAGACCGAAACCTCCGCTGGCGTCTCCAACATCCGCATCGCGGTCGCTGACTTTAAGCCCGTCTCTGCCGATCCGCAAGGCGTCTCGCTGAAGCAGGTCTTCGATACCACCCTCTTCAATGACCTCACGAACGCGGGTATCTTCGACGTCATCTCCAAGAGCCTTCTCCCCCAGGCGACCCCGGGAGCCCCCGGCGAGATGAACCTGGCCCAGTGGTCCGGCGCACCCGCCAACGCCGCGATGGTCGCCTTCGGCGCCTTCGGCGCATCAGGCGGCCGTATTACCGTCAATGGATTCCTCTTCGACGCCAAGAACACTCAGTTTCCACAGGTCCTCGCCAAGCAGTACAACGAAGAGGCCAATGAGGAGATGGCCCGGCAGGTGGCGCATCGCTTTGCCGATGAGATCATCTTCCGCCTCGGCGGCGGCGTCCCCGGGATCGCGGAGACAAAGATCTACTATGTCAAGGTCGCCGGCGGGAACAAGGAGATCTGGGCGATGGACTACGACGGCGCCAACCAGCATCAGATCACCCATCTGGGCACTGTTTCCATCTCGCCCCGCGTCTCGCCTGACAACAGCCGTATCGCCTTTTCCTCACTGGGCAAAGATGGTTTCCAGATCCGGATGTACTCGCTTCTCCTCAACCGGATGGTCAGCTTCCCTTCCGGCGGAGGTGGAACCAATCTTTCTCCGGCATGGGCACCGAACGGCAACAACATCGCATTCTCTTCCTCCCGTACCGGCGATCCTGAGATCTACATCGCTGACGCCAGCGGTGGAGCGGCCCGCCGGGTAACCAGCTTCCGCGGCCCTGACGTCTCCCCTGTCTTCAATCCCAAGACCGGTGCCCAGATTGCCTGGATCAGCGGCCGGACCCGCCTCCCGCAGCTCTACATCATGGATGCCGATGGCTCTGCCGTCACCCGGCTCACCGACGGCGGATACGCCACCTCGCCGTCATGGTCGCCCAACGGACAGTTCATCGCCTTTGCCTGGGATCGCAAGTACGGCCCCGGCGCTCCTGGCGGACAGGATATCTATGTGATGGAGGTGGCCACCAAGCGGTGGATTCAGGTCACCCATGACATAGGACGATGCGACTTCCCCTCCTGGTCTCCGGACGGACGTCATCTCGTCTTTGCAAACTCCCCTGACGGGCGTGCCTCCAGCACACGCATCGTCAGTATGTTGGTAGACGGCACCGGCCGTCGCAACCTTACTGGCCCAGGAGCCGACATGCCAAACTGGAGCTGGAAGTAG
- a CDS encoding ThuA domain-containing protein: MPHNAQVRIFLRLASLAIALAIPALAVQPKVLVYTRNYTPDGKGYVHDNIATSVEAIRKMGAESHFTVDSSDSPDVFTDKNLRQYAAIIFANSNNEAFTSEDQRAAFKHYIQSHHGFVAIHSASGSERSWPYFWQVVGGKFVEHPRLQPFTIHVTDPSFPAAKGLSSDFSWTDECYFTDHLNPDIHPFLVTDRTKLAGLEKMRTDPNSYRNPLPLAWFHTFDGSREVYLALGHRKEDYANPILYNLIRRSILWSIRGKN; encoded by the coding sequence GTGCCTCATAATGCTCAGGTGCGCATCTTCCTGAGACTCGCCTCACTCGCCATCGCTCTCGCTATCCCAGCTCTCGCCGTCCAACCCAAAGTCCTCGTCTACACCCGCAACTACACTCCTGACGGCAAGGGCTACGTCCACGACAATATCGCGACCAGCGTCGAGGCCATCCGGAAGATGGGCGCCGAAAGCCACTTCACCGTCGACTCCTCCGACTCACCCGATGTCTTCACCGACAAAAACCTTCGCCAGTATGCTGCCATCATCTTCGCGAACAGCAATAACGAAGCCTTCACCAGCGAAGATCAGCGCGCCGCATTCAAACACTACATCCAGTCCCACCACGGATTCGTCGCCATCCACTCCGCCTCAGGATCGGAGCGCTCCTGGCCGTACTTCTGGCAGGTCGTCGGCGGCAAATTCGTTGAGCACCCGCGCCTCCAGCCCTTCACGATTCACGTCACTGATCCGTCTTTTCCGGCAGCCAAAGGCCTCTCCAGCGACTTCTCCTGGACCGACGAGTGCTACTTCACCGACCATCTCAACCCCGACATTCACCCGTTTCTCGTCACCGATCGCACAAAGCTCGCGGGGCTAGAAAAGATGCGGACTGATCCAAACTCCTACCGCAATCCCCTTCCTCTGGCCTGGTTCCACACCTTCGACGGCAGCCGAGAAGTTTACCTCGCCCTCGGCCATCGCAAGGAGGACTACGCGAATCCCATCCTCTACAACCTCATCCGCCGAAGCATTCTCTGGTCAATTCGCGGAAAGAATTAG